The Dunckerocampus dactyliophorus isolate RoL2022-P2 chromosome 13, RoL_Ddac_1.1, whole genome shotgun sequence genome window below encodes:
- the zbtb42 gene encoding zinc finger and BTB domain-containing protein 18.2 isoform X1 has protein sequence MGYEGRMEFPDHSRQLLQCLSQQRHQGFLCDCTVLVGEARFKAHRAVLASCSMYFHLFYRDQLDKRDVVHLNSDIVTAPAFSLLLEFMYEGKLEFNTLPVEDVLAAASYLHMYDIVKVCKGKLKDKDDEKMGEAFGLSCLDRDNSSDGELRSDKQLGRRQSQGLPGSPSPMEQFDTDNSEVGLAVSDCERSAQNRQKANGHSGRSPDLVGVNYVSAEAEPCIQTAGKTKADVSSSTVSLSQRSRASDDMDCALDLSFKPLSSRDPLQPSYISGQLALDSQQQGTEPLVKDEHDLLSEQEDSEPMSPESQRFGNSARSSVVTGFAALFPGNNGSTTVLLSQEEDLMDEEGEACGRREGAPGREAADERRGRLLGDSEEEEEDDLASSDISTSSGVLLPPGQQVCVCPLCSKVFPSPHVLQLHLSSHFREKDGARSKLSPDGSVPTCIQCNKTFSCMYTLKRHERTHSGEKPYTCGQCGKSFQYSHNLSRHAVVHTREKPHACKWCERRFTQSGDLYRHIRKFHCGLVKTLSIG, from the exons ATGG GTTATGAAGGAAGAATGGAGTTCCCAGACCATAGCCGGCAGTTGCTGCAGTGTCTGAGTCAGCAGCGTCACCAAGGTTTCCTGTGTGACTGCACTGTTCTGGTCGGGGAGGCTCGCTTCAAAGCGCACAGAGCCGTGCTGGCCTCCTGCAGTATGTACTTCCATCTCTTCTACAGGGACCAGCTAGACAAAAGGGACGTTGTGCATCTCAACAGTGACATTGTGACAGCGCCGGCTTTCAGTCTGCTCCTTGAATTTATGTATGAGGGCAAGTTGGAATTCAACACTCTTCCAGTGGAGGATGTCCTGGCCGCAGCCAGTTACCTCCACATGTACGACATTGTCAAAGTGTGCAAAGGCAAGTTGAAAGATAAAGATGACGAGAAGATGGGCGAGGCTTTTGGACTCAGCTGTCTAGACCGGGATAACTCCTCGGATGGCGAACTGCGTAGTGACAAGCAGCTCGGACGGCGACAGTCTCAGGGGCTCCCCGGGTCCCCCTCCCCAATGGAGCAGTTTGACACAGACAACAGCGAAGTGGGGCTCGCTGTCAGTGATTGTGAAAGGTCTGCACAGAACAGGCAGAAGGCAAACGGTCACTCTGGCAGGTCCCCGGACCTTGTAGGTGTCAATTATGTGTCAGCAGAGGCCGAGCCCTGCATCCAAACAGCTGGAAAAACAAAAGCTGATGTCAGTAGTTCCACCGTATCACTGTCCCAGAGGTCCCGGGCTTCGGATGACATGGACTGCGCTCTGGATTTGTCTTTCAAGCCTCTGTCTAGCAGAGATCCCTTACAGCCCTCCTACATCTCGGGACAGCTGGCCCTCGACAGCCAGCAGCAGGGCACTGAGCCACTTGTTAAAGATGAACACGACTTGCTGTCAGAGCAGGAGGACAGTGAGCCGATGAGCCCTGAGAGCCAGCGCTTTGGGAATAGCGCCAGGAGCTCAGTGGTGACAGGGTTCGCTGCCCTCTTCCCAGGCAACAACGGCTCCACCACCGTCCTACTCTCCCAGGAGGAGGACCTGATGGACGAAGAGGGGGAGGCCTGCGGGAGGAGGGAGGGCGCCCCTGGCAGGGAGGCAGCCGATGAGAGGAGGGGTCGGCTGCTGGGGGACAgcgaagaggaggaagaagatgacTTGGCCTCCTCGGACATCTCCACCTCCAGCGGGGTACTCCTGCCGCCGGGCCAACAGGTGTGCGTGTGCCCCCTTTGCAGCAAAGTCTTCCCCAGCCCGCACGTCCTGCAGCTGCACCTTAGCTCGCACTTCCGTGAGAAGGACGGCGCTCGCTCCAAGTTGTCCCCCGACGGCTCGGTGCCCACTTGCATTCAATGCAATAAGACCTTCTCCTGCATGTACACGCTCAAGCGGCACGAGCGCACGCACTCCGGTGAGAAGCCGTACACCTGCGGGCAGTGTGGCAAGAGTTTCCAGTACTCGCACAACTTGAGTCGGCACGCCGTGGTCCACACGCGAGAGAAGCCTCACGCGTGTAAGTGGTGCGAGCGTCGCTTCACGCAATCCGGGGACCTGTACCGCCACATCAGGAAGTTTCACTGTGGCCTTGTCAAAACTCTCTCCATTGGTTAA
- the zbtb42 gene encoding zinc finger and BTB domain-containing protein 18.2 isoform X2, giving the protein MEFPDHSRQLLQCLSQQRHQGFLCDCTVLVGEARFKAHRAVLASCSMYFHLFYRDQLDKRDVVHLNSDIVTAPAFSLLLEFMYEGKLEFNTLPVEDVLAAASYLHMYDIVKVCKGKLKDKDDEKMGEAFGLSCLDRDNSSDGELRSDKQLGRRQSQGLPGSPSPMEQFDTDNSEVGLAVSDCERSAQNRQKANGHSGRSPDLVGVNYVSAEAEPCIQTAGKTKADVSSSTVSLSQRSRASDDMDCALDLSFKPLSSRDPLQPSYISGQLALDSQQQGTEPLVKDEHDLLSEQEDSEPMSPESQRFGNSARSSVVTGFAALFPGNNGSTTVLLSQEEDLMDEEGEACGRREGAPGREAADERRGRLLGDSEEEEEDDLASSDISTSSGVLLPPGQQVCVCPLCSKVFPSPHVLQLHLSSHFREKDGARSKLSPDGSVPTCIQCNKTFSCMYTLKRHERTHSGEKPYTCGQCGKSFQYSHNLSRHAVVHTREKPHACKWCERRFTQSGDLYRHIRKFHCGLVKTLSIG; this is encoded by the coding sequence ATGGAGTTCCCAGACCATAGCCGGCAGTTGCTGCAGTGTCTGAGTCAGCAGCGTCACCAAGGTTTCCTGTGTGACTGCACTGTTCTGGTCGGGGAGGCTCGCTTCAAAGCGCACAGAGCCGTGCTGGCCTCCTGCAGTATGTACTTCCATCTCTTCTACAGGGACCAGCTAGACAAAAGGGACGTTGTGCATCTCAACAGTGACATTGTGACAGCGCCGGCTTTCAGTCTGCTCCTTGAATTTATGTATGAGGGCAAGTTGGAATTCAACACTCTTCCAGTGGAGGATGTCCTGGCCGCAGCCAGTTACCTCCACATGTACGACATTGTCAAAGTGTGCAAAGGCAAGTTGAAAGATAAAGATGACGAGAAGATGGGCGAGGCTTTTGGACTCAGCTGTCTAGACCGGGATAACTCCTCGGATGGCGAACTGCGTAGTGACAAGCAGCTCGGACGGCGACAGTCTCAGGGGCTCCCCGGGTCCCCCTCCCCAATGGAGCAGTTTGACACAGACAACAGCGAAGTGGGGCTCGCTGTCAGTGATTGTGAAAGGTCTGCACAGAACAGGCAGAAGGCAAACGGTCACTCTGGCAGGTCCCCGGACCTTGTAGGTGTCAATTATGTGTCAGCAGAGGCCGAGCCCTGCATCCAAACAGCTGGAAAAACAAAAGCTGATGTCAGTAGTTCCACCGTATCACTGTCCCAGAGGTCCCGGGCTTCGGATGACATGGACTGCGCTCTGGATTTGTCTTTCAAGCCTCTGTCTAGCAGAGATCCCTTACAGCCCTCCTACATCTCGGGACAGCTGGCCCTCGACAGCCAGCAGCAGGGCACTGAGCCACTTGTTAAAGATGAACACGACTTGCTGTCAGAGCAGGAGGACAGTGAGCCGATGAGCCCTGAGAGCCAGCGCTTTGGGAATAGCGCCAGGAGCTCAGTGGTGACAGGGTTCGCTGCCCTCTTCCCAGGCAACAACGGCTCCACCACCGTCCTACTCTCCCAGGAGGAGGACCTGATGGACGAAGAGGGGGAGGCCTGCGGGAGGAGGGAGGGCGCCCCTGGCAGGGAGGCAGCCGATGAGAGGAGGGGTCGGCTGCTGGGGGACAgcgaagaggaggaagaagatgacTTGGCCTCCTCGGACATCTCCACCTCCAGCGGGGTACTCCTGCCGCCGGGCCAACAGGTGTGCGTGTGCCCCCTTTGCAGCAAAGTCTTCCCCAGCCCGCACGTCCTGCAGCTGCACCTTAGCTCGCACTTCCGTGAGAAGGACGGCGCTCGCTCCAAGTTGTCCCCCGACGGCTCGGTGCCCACTTGCATTCAATGCAATAAGACCTTCTCCTGCATGTACACGCTCAAGCGGCACGAGCGCACGCACTCCGGTGAGAAGCCGTACACCTGCGGGCAGTGTGGCAAGAGTTTCCAGTACTCGCACAACTTGAGTCGGCACGCCGTGGTCCACACGCGAGAGAAGCCTCACGCGTGTAAGTGGTGCGAGCGTCGCTTCACGCAATCCGGGGACCTGTACCGCCACATCAGGAAGTTTCACTGTGGCCTTGTCAAAACTCTCTCCATTGGTTAA